A DNA window from Dama dama isolate Ldn47 chromosome 19, ASM3311817v1, whole genome shotgun sequence contains the following coding sequences:
- the CLDN16 gene encoding claudin-16 — MGPGLAASHVSFPDSLLTKMRDLLQYVACFFAFFSAGFLVVATWTDCWMVNADDSLEVSTKCRGLWWECVTNAFDGIRTCDEYDSILAEHSLKLVVTRALMITADILAAFGFITLLLGLDCVKFLPDEPYIKVRICFVAGTTLLIAGAPGIIGSVWYAVDVYVERSSLVLHNIFLGNQYKFGWSCWLGMAGSLGCFLAGAILTCCLYLFKDVGPERNYLYSTRKAYSTTAVSMPWSHATPRTQTAKMYALDTRV, encoded by the exons ATGGGCCCAGGGCTGGCAGCTTCCCATGTGTCCTTTCCAGACAGTCTGCTCACTAAGATGAGGGATCTTCTTCAGTATGTTGCctgcttctttgcatttttctccgCTGGGTTCTTGGTTGTGGCCACCTGGACAGACTGTTGGATGGTGAATGCAGATGACTCCTTGGAG GTGAGCACCAAATGCCGAGGTCTCTGGTGGGAGTGTGTCACAAATGCTTTTGATGGAATTCGCACCTGTGATGAGTATGATTCTATACTTGCTGAGCACTCCT TGAAGCTGGTGGTAACTCGGGCGCTGATGATTACTGCAGATATTCTAGCTGCGTTTGGATTTATTACCCTGCTCCTTGGACTTGACTGCGTGAAATTCCTCCCTGATGAGCCATACATCAAAGTCCGCATCTGCTTTGTTGCTGGAACCACATTACTAATAGCAG gtgCCCCAGGAATAATTGGCTCTGTTTGGTATGCCGTTGATGTTTATGTAGAACGTTCTTCTCTGGTTTTGCACAATATATTTCTTGGCAACCAATATAAATTTGGTTGGTCCTGTTGGCTTGGAATGGCTGGttctttgggttgttttttgGCTGGTGCTATCCTCACATGCTGTTTATATCTCTTCAAAG ATGTTGGACCTGAGAGGAACTATCTTTATTCCACGAGGAAAGCCTATTCAACCACAGCTGTTTCCATGCCCTGGTCACATGCGACCCCTCGAACACAGACTGCCAAAATGTATGCTCTCGACACTAGGGTGTGA